A region of the bacterium genome:
CGCCCGAATAATGTGGACGTCACTCCCGCCCACCGCGCGGCCGACCTCGACGTAGGCTTCTTCCTTGACCGACAAAACGGATCCCCGCACGAGACGCGCCACCCCGGGCACACCGGCGATCCCGATCGCGAGCATCACGTTTTGAATTCCCGGTCCCAGCACCGCGACGATGCCGATCGCGAGCAGCAGCCCCGGAAACGCCAGCCAGACATCCACCACCCGCATGATCAGATTGTCGGCGCGGCCTCCAAAGAATCCGGCGGCGATCCCGAGGGGCAGCCCCAGGAGAAAGGAAAGCGCGACCGAGATCGCCCCGATCGTGAGCGAGATCCGGCCGCCGTAGAGGAGACGGCTGAGGATATCGCGGCCGAACGAGTCCGTGCCGAGCGGGAACCTCCACGTCGGCGGTTGGAGGGCGAGGCTGAATTGTGCGCCCGCCGGATCGTGCAGGGCGAGCTTGGGGGCCAGCAGCGCCCCCATGAGGAACGCCGTGACGACGATTGCCCCGGCAAGCGCGCCGCGGTGGCGGACGAGCCGGCGGACGCCGATCGCATAATGCGAGCGCAGGCCGGCCCCGGGTGCCGCCCCG
Encoded here:
- a CDS encoding ABC transporter permease, with amino-acid sequence MAFSTPASATPEPGAARAGAAPGAGLRSHYAIGVRRLVRHRGALAGAIVVTAFLMGALLAPKLALHDPAGAQFSLALQPPTWRFPLGTDSFGRDILSRLLYGGRISLTIGAISVALSFLLGLPLGIAAGFFGGRADNLIMRVVDVWLAFPGLLLAIGIVAVLGPGIQNVMLAIGIAGVPGVARLVRGSVLSVKEEAYVEVGRAVGGSDVHIIRAHILPNVLAPVVVLLTLRLGTAILTGVGLSFLGLGVQPPAPEWGAMVAEGRTYLRQAWWVSTIPGGAIFLSVMGFNLLGDGLRDALDPRLH